From a region of the Pseudomonadaceae bacterium SI-3 genome:
- a CDS encoding efflux RND transporter periplasmic adaptor subunit — protein sequence MPAAKSIRRAFVLLIVLLLIAGWLGWRQLQGPELPGYRLETRPLVQRVVASGEVDTQSLVQIGSEITGVVAERHVREGDAVKAGDLLLELRDDEQRARLREAEAALQQLIDSTRPQAEASARETQHNFEQASRELKRRQVLFNRKLLASEPLEQARRAELTARAVRDRARFAAAALAAGGSEEQVQRQRLEAARAALAKTRIQAQVEGIVQTRDVEPGDLVQPGRTLLTIARSGSSEILLPLDEKNLAPVELGQAAKVVADAYPERVLQARVSFIAPSVDTARGTIDVHLDLQGPADFLRQGMTVSVNIETGRREQALVLPNDALLARNGTLAQVLRVNDGVVERVDVRLGLLGTALSEVVEGLAAGDLVLAGDAEAGQRVRVREQPMPRGIQD from the coding sequence TTGCCTGCCGCCAAATCAATCCGCCGCGCGTTTGTATTACTCATTGTGCTGCTTTTGATTGCAGGCTGGCTGGGCTGGCGTCAGTTGCAAGGACCGGAGCTGCCTGGTTACCGGTTGGAAACACGGCCATTGGTTCAACGCGTGGTCGCCAGTGGAGAGGTGGACACCCAGTCGCTGGTCCAGATCGGCAGCGAGATCACTGGCGTCGTTGCCGAGCGGCATGTGCGTGAAGGCGATGCGGTGAAAGCCGGTGACTTGCTGCTGGAGCTGCGCGACGACGAGCAGCGGGCCCGTTTGCGCGAAGCCGAAGCTGCCCTGCAGCAACTGATCGACTCCACTCGCCCGCAGGCAGAAGCATCAGCACGCGAGACCCAACACAACTTCGAGCAGGCAAGCCGCGAGCTGAAACGCCGGCAAGTACTGTTCAACCGCAAGTTGCTGGCTTCCGAACCGCTTGAACAGGCGCGCCGCGCGGAACTGACGGCGCGTGCTGTGCGTGATCGTGCACGGTTCGCCGCTGCAGCGCTGGCCGCGGGCGGTAGCGAAGAGCAGGTGCAGCGCCAGCGCCTGGAAGCAGCACGCGCGGCGCTGGCGAAAACGCGCATCCAAGCGCAGGTGGAGGGCATCGTACAGACACGCGACGTCGAACCCGGTGACTTGGTCCAGCCAGGCCGAACACTGCTGACTATCGCGCGCTCCGGCAGCAGCGAAATCCTCCTGCCTCTGGACGAGAAGAACCTGGCGCCAGTCGAGCTCGGGCAGGCAGCCAAAGTCGTCGCTGATGCTTATCCCGAACGGGTGCTGCAAGCGAGGGTCAGCTTCATCGCCCCGAGCGTCGATACGGCTCGCGGCACCATCGATGTCCACCTCGACCTGCAGGGGCCAGCCGATTTCTTGCGTCAGGGGATGACGGTATCGGTGAACATCGAGACGGGTCGCCGTGAACAGGCACTGGTGTTGCCCAACGATGCTCTCCTCGCCCGCAATGGCACTCTCGCTCAGGTGCTACGGGTAAACGACGGTGTGGTCGAGCGCGTCGATGTTCGCCTGGGCCTGCTGGGTACTGCACTGAGCGAGGTGGTCGAAGGCCTGGCTGCTGGCGACCTGGTGCTCGCTGGCGATGCCGAAGCTGGCCAGCGCGTGCGAGTTCGTGAGCAACCGATGCCTCGCGGCATCCAGGATTGA
- a CDS encoding TIGR01244 family phosphatase: MQTLKRLTPFISVAAQLDPADMALLAGSGFRCVINNRPDNEGEGQPSSNAIRAAAEQSGLEYHHLPVVSGQISDTDVAAFRALLERVKGPVLAFCRTGTRSASLWALAEAHHLDPDQLIQTARQADYDLTALRPRLEQYWQYAAGGPPLSPTPTFAATPRYDVLVVGGGAAGCAVTASLLKRDPDLRIAIIEPREQHYYQPGWTLVGAGVFDRANTERAMSRCIPTKAQWIRAAVEAFDPEHQQVVLEDGSRIGYRSLVVCPGLSLDWDAIEGVRDSLGKFGVTSNYAFELAPYTWQLVQHLRHGKALFTQPPMPIKCAGAPQKAMYLSCDHWLKGSVLKDIQVDFCSAGAVLFGVAEFVPDLMRYVERYGATLNFNNNLIAVDGPARKAWFKVSDGTGQSSTVEREFDLLHVVPPQHAPDFIRRSPLSNADGWFEAEHETLRHPRFGNIFSLGDVCSAPNAKTAAAVRKQAPVVAENVLSVLSGKGPQAIYDGYGSCPLTVEFGKVILAEFGYGGKLLPTFPLDPRVPRRLAWKLKTRWMPSIYFDMMLKGHEWLAEPKHLDFEPRPAEALNACDFTQEKKG; encoded by the coding sequence ATGCAAACCTTAAAACGCCTGACACCCTTCATCTCGGTGGCCGCCCAGCTGGATCCGGCCGATATGGCCCTGCTGGCGGGAAGCGGCTTTCGCTGCGTCATCAACAACCGTCCGGACAACGAGGGCGAAGGCCAGCCGTCCAGTAATGCTATACGCGCTGCGGCCGAGCAATCAGGCCTTGAGTACCACCACCTTCCGGTAGTTTCCGGGCAGATCAGCGATACCGATGTCGCAGCCTTTCGCGCGCTTCTGGAGCGGGTCAAAGGCCCCGTGTTGGCGTTCTGCCGGACCGGCACCCGTTCAGCATCTCTCTGGGCGTTGGCCGAGGCTCATCATCTGGACCCTGATCAACTCATCCAAACCGCTCGACAGGCTGATTACGATTTGACTGCCCTGCGACCGCGCCTGGAGCAGTACTGGCAATATGCAGCGGGCGGACCGCCGCTGAGCCCTACCCCCACGTTCGCCGCCACGCCACGTTATGACGTGCTGGTAGTCGGCGGCGGAGCGGCTGGCTGCGCCGTGACGGCCAGTTTGCTCAAGCGCGATCCCGACCTGCGCATCGCAATCATCGAACCACGGGAACAGCATTACTATCAGCCGGGCTGGACGCTCGTCGGTGCCGGCGTGTTCGATCGCGCCAACACCGAACGCGCCATGAGCCGTTGTATCCCGACAAAGGCACAGTGGATTCGCGCAGCCGTCGAGGCCTTCGATCCGGAGCATCAGCAGGTGGTGCTTGAGGACGGCAGCCGCATCGGTTACCGCTCGCTGGTGGTCTGTCCGGGCCTGAGCCTCGACTGGGACGCTATCGAAGGCGTGCGTGACAGTCTCGGAAAATTCGGCGTGACGTCCAATTACGCCTTCGAGCTGGCGCCTTACACCTGGCAACTGGTACAGCATCTGCGCCATGGCAAAGCCCTGTTCACCCAGCCGCCCATGCCCATCAAGTGTGCCGGTGCACCGCAGAAGGCCATGTACCTATCCTGCGACCACTGGCTCAAGGGAAGCGTGCTGAAGGACATACAGGTGGACTTCTGCTCAGCTGGGGCGGTGCTGTTCGGCGTCGCCGAGTTCGTGCCTGACCTGATGCGCTACGTGGAACGTTACGGCGCCACACTCAACTTCAATAACAACCTGATCGCAGTAGACGGCCCGGCGCGTAAAGCCTGGTTCAAGGTGTCTGACGGAACCGGCCAGAGCAGCACGGTCGAACGCGAGTTCGATCTGCTGCACGTCGTGCCGCCGCAGCATGCACCCGATTTCATTCGCCGAAGCCCACTGAGCAACGCCGATGGCTGGTTCGAAGCCGAGCATGAAACCCTTCGCCACCCCCGCTTCGGCAATATCTTCAGTCTCGGTGACGTGTGCTCTGCACCAAACGCGAAGACTGCTGCAGCAGTGCGCAAGCAAGCACCGGTTGTGGCGGAGAACGTACTGAGCGTGCTCAGCGGCAAGGGACCGCAAGCCATCTATGACGGCTATGGCTCCTGCCCACTAACTGTCGAGTTTGGCAAAGTGATCCTCGCCGAGTTTGGATACGGCGGCAAACTGTTGCCGACTTTCCCCCTTGACCCCAGGGTGCCCCGGCGTCTGGCCTGGAAACTGAAAACACGGTGGATGCCGTCGATCTACTTCGACATGATGCTCAAGGGCCATGAGTGGCTGGCCGAGCCGAAACATCTGGACTTCGAGCCACGGCCAGCCGAGGCGCTCAACGCCTGTGATTTTACTCAGGAGAAGAAAGGATGA
- the efp gene encoding elongation factor P, whose protein sequence is MKTAQEFRAGQVAVINGAPWIIQKAEFNKSGRNSAVVKMKLKNLLNGSATETVYKADDKLEPVILERKEVTYSYFADPLYVFMDEEFNQYEIEKDDLEGVMTFIEDGMSDVCEATFYNDKVISVELPNTIVREIVYTEPSVRGDTSGKVMKTARLKNGAELQVSAFCEIGDSIEIDTRTGEYKSRIKA, encoded by the coding sequence ATGAAAACCGCACAAGAGTTCCGTGCCGGCCAAGTGGCCGTTATCAACGGCGCACCCTGGATCATCCAGAAAGCCGAGTTCAACAAGTCCGGTCGTAACAGTGCCGTGGTCAAGATGAAGCTGAAGAACCTGCTCAATGGTTCGGCGACCGAGACCGTTTACAAGGCTGACGACAAGCTGGAGCCGGTCATTCTCGAGCGCAAGGAAGTGACCTATTCCTACTTCGCTGACCCGCTGTACGTCTTCATGGACGAAGAGTTCAACCAGTACGAAATCGAAAAAGATGACCTCGAAGGCGTGATGACCTTCATCGAAGACGGCATGAGTGACGTCTGCGAAGCTACTTTCTATAACGACAAGGTGATCTCGGTCGAACTGCCGAACACCATCGTTCGTGAAATCGTTTACACCGAGCCGTCCGTTCGCGGCGACACGTCCGGCAAGGTAATGAAGACTGCGCGCCTGAAGAATGGCGCCGAGCTGCAGGTTTCTGCTTTTTGCGAAATCGGCGACTCGATCGAAATCGACACTCGCACCGGCGAGTACAAGTCCCGTATCAAGGCCTGA
- a CDS encoding FAD-binding protein — MSKAPIAIIGTGIAGLSAARTLHDAGQPVHLFDKSRGSGGRMASKRSDAGSLDLGAQYFTARDRRFTDALRQWHAEGWVDQWSPSLFQARDGQLTPSADEQVRWVGTPTMSAITRGLLGELPVTFSCRITEVFRGEQFWTLVDASGASHGPFSHVVVAVPAPQAAALLPSAPKLAAVAASVAMEPTWAVSLGFATPLSTQVEGCFVQDDALDWIARNRSKPGRDGEFDTWVLHGTSNWSRQHLDLSKEAVIERLHGAFAELIDCVVPAPEFTLAHRWLYARPAQAHEWTALADAGLGLYACGDWCLSGRVEGAWLSGQEAARRLLENL, encoded by the coding sequence ATGAGCAAGGCTCCAATCGCCATCATCGGTACCGGGATCGCGGGCCTTTCCGCAGCCCGTACACTTCACGATGCCGGGCAGCCCGTACATCTGTTCGACAAGAGCCGCGGCAGTGGTGGCCGCATGGCCAGTAAACGCAGCGATGCAGGCTCGCTCGATCTGGGCGCGCAGTACTTTACCGCCAGGGATCGCCGCTTTACCGACGCCCTGCGTCAGTGGCACGCCGAGGGCTGGGTCGACCAGTGGTCGCCGAGCCTTTTCCAGGCTCGCGACGGACAGCTGACGCCTTCTGCCGACGAGCAAGTGCGCTGGGTTGGCACGCCGACCATGAGCGCAATCACCCGAGGCCTGTTGGGCGAACTGCCGGTTACCTTCAGTTGCCGCATCACAGAGGTGTTTCGCGGTGAGCAGTTTTGGACACTAGTCGACGCCTCCGGCGCCAGCCACGGCCCCTTCAGCCACGTGGTGGTTGCGGTTCCGGCACCCCAGGCTGCGGCGTTGCTACCAAGCGCCCCCAAGCTCGCGGCCGTTGCGGCAAGCGTCGCTATGGAACCGACATGGGCGGTTTCGCTGGGATTTGCCACACCGTTGAGCACCCAGGTGGAAGGCTGTTTCGTTCAGGACGATGCACTGGACTGGATCGCTCGCAACCGCAGCAAACCGGGGCGAGACGGTGAATTCGACACTTGGGTGCTGCACGGCACCAGCAACTGGAGCCGCCAGCATCTCGACCTATCAAAGGAAGCGGTGATCGAGCGCCTCCACGGCGCTTTCGCGGAGCTGATCGACTGCGTAGTGCCGGCACCGGAGTTCACCCTGGCACATCGCTGGCTGTATGCCCGGCCAGCCCAGGCCCATGAGTGGACGGCGCTAGCCGACGCCGGGCTGGGCCTGTATGCATGTGGTGACTGGTGCCTGTCCGGCCGGGTCGAAGGTGCCTGGCTCAGCGGCCAGGAAGCCGCCCGCCGGCTGCTGGAAAATCTATAA
- a CDS encoding 3-methyladenine DNA glycosylase has protein sequence MRDYKWLHEYCLNRFGSAAALESRLPQPNSGDELRAIADDRYLSLISLRIFRAGLKHSLVDAKWPAFEEVFFRFDPEKLVLMGGEHIERLMQDARIIRHLGKLKSVPRNAQFVLDVAKEKGSFGNLIADWPVTDIVGLWRYLAKHGTQLGGLSAPRLLRMAGKDTFIPSNDVVAALKAQKVVDKVPSSQRDQAAVQSVFNQWHSESGRPMSQLSAMLAFTVNH, from the coding sequence ATGCGCGACTACAAATGGCTGCACGAATACTGCCTCAATCGTTTCGGCTCGGCCGCAGCACTGGAGAGCCGCCTGCCGCAACCCAACAGTGGCGATGAGCTTCGCGCCATCGCGGATGACCGTTACCTTTCGCTGATCAGCCTCAGAATATTTCGGGCTGGACTCAAGCACAGTCTGGTCGACGCCAAGTGGCCGGCGTTCGAAGAGGTGTTCTTTCGTTTCGATCCCGAAAAGCTGGTGTTGATGGGAGGCGAACACATCGAGCGACTGATGCAGGACGCCCGCATCATCCGCCACCTAGGCAAACTCAAGAGCGTGCCGCGCAACGCCCAGTTCGTGCTAGACGTGGCGAAAGAGAAGGGGAGTTTCGGCAACCTGATCGCTGATTGGCCGGTCACCGATATCGTCGGCCTGTGGCGCTATCTGGCCAAGCACGGCACCCAGCTGGGAGGCCTGTCGGCGCCGCGTCTGCTGCGCATGGCGGGTAAAGATACGTTCATCCCCAGCAATGACGTTGTTGCTGCGCTCAAGGCGCAAAAGGTAGTGGACAAGGTGCCCAGCAGCCAGCGGGATCAGGCGGCCGTGCAATCGGTGTTCAACCAATGGCACAGCGAGAGTGGCCGACCCATGTCTCAGCTCTCGGCAATGCTGGCGTTTACGGTCAACCACTGA
- a CDS encoding putative natural product biosynthesis protein: MAMMEKFARTEGRIGFRLPFPDYPSNARSFVHLDARLLPYWHALFDVCPRLLKLDPPDGLNVFRQFMTWAYGCQLALGWTFHLGVCRWLLSSGYRDLVEPEHIETMMIAAAARWVASDDSAAIGIVLGWQGGDQHVFDWKPRVRLGMRPPAAEQEELPPAPWDFAWSPLSTTSGNGFRRWLRVP, encoded by the coding sequence ATGGCCATGATGGAAAAATTCGCTCGCACCGAAGGCCGCATCGGCTTTCGGCTTCCCTTCCCGGATTACCCTAGCAATGCCCGCAGTTTTGTCCACCTGGACGCCCGGTTATTGCCGTACTGGCATGCCTTGTTCGACGTTTGCCCGAGGTTGCTCAAACTCGATCCGCCAGATGGCCTGAACGTCTTTCGTCAGTTCATGACCTGGGCCTACGGCTGCCAACTGGCGCTTGGCTGGACCTTTCACCTCGGCGTCTGCCGCTGGCTGCTGAGTTCCGGTTACCGGGATCTGGTCGAGCCGGAGCATATCGAAACCATGATGATCGCCGCTGCGGCGCGCTGGGTGGCCAGCGACGACAGCGCGGCAATCGGCATCGTGCTTGGCTGGCAAGGCGGTGATCAGCACGTATTCGACTGGAAGCCGCGGGTGCGCCTGGGGATGCGGCCACCCGCGGCCGAGCAGGAGGAGCTTCCTCCTGCTCCTTGGGACTTCGCCTGGAGCCCGCTTTCCACGACGAGTGGCAACGGCTTTCGACGCTGGCTGAGGGTGCCCTGA
- a CDS encoding elongation factor P maturation arginine rhamnosyltransferase EarP produces MSVKTSWDIFCVVVDNYGDIGVTWRLARQLVAEHGQRVRLWVDDLDTFARLCPGSSTTADQQWHEGVEVRHWTPVWPGAEPADVVIEAFACQLPDAYIKEMAGSGRRILWLNLEYLSAEDWVVGCHALPSMQPDGLQKYFFFPGFEQGTGGLIREGDLLARREAFQANPVLREAFLQSFDLTAPAGARLLSLFAYENRAVAGWLDALAADARPSQLLVPEGRVLGDVAAWLGLEQLRAGDRHARGALQIAVLPFMTQNQYDMLLWCCDFNAVRGEESFIRAQWAGRPLVWHIYPQDEDAHWDKLNAYLDLYVRDLSPQAELALREFWRAWNEGTGSGKAWTAMLEHEAELQAHADRWTHKQVANGDLAGKLMLFYADWLGPASVRPVAAPA; encoded by the coding sequence TTGTCAGTTAAAACAAGCTGGGACATCTTTTGCGTAGTCGTCGACAACTACGGTGACATCGGCGTGACCTGGCGGCTGGCGCGGCAGTTGGTGGCAGAGCACGGCCAGCGAGTGCGGCTGTGGGTCGATGATCTCGATACCTTCGCTAGGCTTTGTCCGGGCAGCAGCACCACCGCCGATCAGCAATGGCATGAAGGTGTAGAGGTGCGTCATTGGACACCTGTTTGGCCCGGCGCAGAGCCGGCCGATGTGGTGATTGAGGCTTTTGCCTGCCAGCTTCCCGACGCTTATATAAAGGAAATGGCTGGCAGCGGGCGCCGTATCCTCTGGCTCAACCTGGAATACCTCAGCGCAGAAGACTGGGTGGTGGGCTGCCATGCGCTGCCTTCTATGCAGCCCGATGGCTTGCAGAAGTATTTCTTCTTTCCGGGCTTCGAGCAGGGCACCGGCGGATTGATTCGCGAGGGCGATCTGCTGGCACGTCGGGAGGCGTTTCAAGCCAACCCGGTGCTACGTGAAGCCTTTCTGCAGAGCTTCGATTTGACCGCGCCGGCCGGCGCGCGCTTGCTCTCACTGTTCGCCTATGAGAATCGCGCCGTCGCCGGATGGCTCGATGCGCTGGCTGCTGATGCGCGCCCATCGCAGCTGCTGGTGCCTGAGGGCCGGGTTCTGGGCGACGTGGCTGCCTGGCTGGGGCTCGAGCAGCTGCGAGCCGGTGACCGTCATGCCCGTGGTGCGCTGCAGATTGCAGTGCTGCCGTTCATGACCCAGAACCAGTACGACATGCTGCTGTGGTGCTGCGATTTCAATGCCGTGCGCGGCGAGGAATCCTTCATCCGGGCGCAGTGGGCAGGGCGGCCGTTGGTCTGGCATATCTATCCTCAGGATGAAGATGCGCACTGGGACAAACTCAACGCTTATCTGGACCTATACGTCCGCGACCTTTCCCCGCAGGCCGAGCTAGCGCTACGTGAGTTCTGGCGGGCCTGGAACGAGGGCACAGGCAGCGGCAAGGCCTGGACCGCGATGTTGGAGCATGAGGCAGAGCTGCAGGCGCATGCTGACCGCTGGACACACAAGCAGGTTGCCAACGGCGATCTGGCCGGGAAACTGATGCTTTTTTACGCAGACTGGTTAGGGCCTGCTTCGGTCCGACCCGTGGCTGCTCCGGCTTGA
- a CDS encoding DUF2946 domain-containing protein, which translates to MTIVKDKRIQIIWVLFTCILLNAFVCSLNHGSHMGFELAMGQEPFCASTASSASGDAFPADVHELAEHGLDCPLCGSVFLAIAVLFALGWLGFAATVPLPRPGPQQRGPRYHWPSLNPRAP; encoded by the coding sequence ATGACCATCGTCAAAGACAAGCGTATTCAGATCATATGGGTGCTCTTCACGTGCATCCTGCTCAACGCTTTTGTCTGCAGTCTGAACCACGGCTCCCACATGGGATTCGAGCTGGCCATGGGGCAGGAGCCGTTCTGTGCCAGCACTGCATCGTCAGCTAGCGGCGATGCGTTCCCCGCCGATGTTCATGAGCTGGCTGAGCACGGGCTGGATTGCCCGCTATGCGGCTCGGTCTTTCTTGCCATTGCTGTGCTGTTTGCGCTGGGTTGGCTGGGGTTTGCGGCAACCGTGCCGCTGCCTCGACCTGGTCCGCAACAGCGTGGTCCGCGCTACCACTGGCCATCGCTGAATCCCCGCGCACCCTGA
- a CDS encoding ABC transporter ATP-binding protein produces the protein MSESAASQNVEEVLRLEQVRKAFNFGTPLETEVLHGIDLRLCRGELTALIGPSGSGKSTLLNLIGLLDAPSSGELYLLGQPTRISDDETRTRLRNQAIGFVFQFHHLISAFNVLENVLMPLMIRHGRPSSADIDLARSLLNEVGLDAFADKKPTQISGGQQQRVAIARALVTRPPLLLADEPTGNLDTRTAQSVFELFHRINVQFGCAVLVVTHDPRLAADCARTIQLVDGRIVSDHSRTETR, from the coding sequence ATGTCTGAATCCGCTGCCAGCCAGAACGTCGAAGAAGTGCTGCGTCTCGAACAGGTACGCAAGGCATTCAACTTCGGAACCCCTCTGGAAACGGAAGTGCTGCACGGTATCGACTTACGTCTGTGCCGCGGTGAACTGACCGCGCTCATCGGGCCATCCGGCTCCGGCAAAAGCACCCTGCTCAACCTGATCGGGCTGCTCGACGCGCCCAGCTCAGGCGAGCTTTATCTGCTCGGCCAGCCCACCCGCATCAGTGATGATGAAACCCGCACACGTCTGCGCAATCAGGCCATCGGTTTCGTGTTTCAGTTTCACCATCTGATTTCGGCATTCAACGTACTGGAAAATGTGCTGATGCCATTGATGATCCGCCATGGGAGGCCCTCGAGTGCGGATATCGACCTGGCCCGCAGTCTGTTGAACGAAGTCGGGCTCGACGCGTTCGCCGACAAGAAACCCACGCAAATATCCGGTGGTCAGCAACAAAGGGTCGCGATTGCCCGCGCGCTGGTTACCCGCCCTCCGCTGCTGCTGGCCGACGAGCCGACCGGGAATCTCGACACTCGCACCGCGCAAAGCGTGTTCGAGCTGTTCCACCGTATTAATGTCCAGTTCGGTTGCGCCGTACTGGTTGTGACCCATGATCCGCGACTGGCCGCCGACTGCGCGCGAACCATTCAATTGGTTGATGGCCGTATCGTCAGCGACCACTCCCGCACCGAAACACGCTGA
- a CDS encoding 3-deoxy-7-phosphoheptulonate synthase, with the protein MNAPLNAPAITCNGSSAPARRSALPLPSPALLRQRLPLSASLDERVQDDRKAIRAVLNGDDPRLLVVVGPCSLHDPVSALEYAARLAELAPQVSDQLLLVMRAYVEKPRTTVGWKGLVYDPQLDGSGDMAEGLHISRRLMLDILACGLPIATELLQPLAAGYFDDLLGWAAIGARTSESQIHREMVSGLDLPVGFKNGTDGSLGIACDAMRSAEHPHQHFGIDELGHPALLSTSGNADTHLVLRGGHSGPNYDEDSVAKARDTLQRQGIAPRIMVDCSHANSGKNPLSQPAVLASVVDQRTAGDSTLRGVMLESHLFDGCQPLSGELRYGVSITDGCLGWSATERMLLREADRLRR; encoded by the coding sequence ATGAATGCACCACTTAACGCTCCAGCCATCACCTGCAACGGTTCCTCCGCCCCAGCCAGACGTAGCGCTCTTCCATTACCAAGTCCCGCTTTACTGCGGCAACGGCTGCCCCTCAGCGCATCGCTTGACGAGCGCGTCCAAGATGATCGAAAGGCCATTCGCGCCGTACTCAACGGCGATGACCCGCGCTTGCTGGTGGTGGTTGGCCCTTGTTCGTTGCACGATCCGGTGTCCGCACTCGAATATGCGGCGCGGCTGGCTGAATTGGCCCCGCAGGTCAGCGATCAGCTGCTGCTGGTGATGCGTGCCTACGTCGAGAAACCACGTACAACGGTCGGCTGGAAGGGGCTGGTTTACGATCCGCAGCTCGATGGTAGCGGTGACATGGCGGAAGGGCTGCACATATCGCGCCGGTTGATGCTGGATATCCTGGCGTGTGGGCTGCCGATCGCCACCGAACTGTTACAACCCCTGGCCGCGGGCTATTTCGATGACCTGCTTGGCTGGGCGGCGATCGGAGCACGTACCAGCGAATCGCAAATCCATCGTGAAATGGTCAGCGGGCTCGACCTGCCGGTGGGTTTCAAGAACGGTACCGATGGCAGCCTCGGGATTGCTTGCGATGCCATGCGCTCGGCTGAGCATCCACATCAGCACTTCGGAATCGACGAGCTCGGGCATCCAGCGCTGCTGAGCACGAGCGGCAATGCCGATACCCACCTGGTGTTACGTGGCGGGCACTCGGGGCCAAACTATGATGAAGATAGCGTCGCAAAGGCGCGGGATACGTTGCAGCGCCAGGGTATTGCCCCGCGCATCATGGTCGACTGCAGTCATGCCAACAGCGGTAAAAACCCACTGAGTCAGCCAGCGGTGCTGGCGTCCGTTGTCGATCAGCGCACGGCTGGCGATTCGACTCTGCGTGGCGTGATGCTCGAAAGCCACCTGTTCGACGGCTGCCAGCCACTGTCCGGCGAGCTGAGATATGGAGTATCCATTACCGACGGCTGCCTTGGCTGGAGTGCGACCGAGCGGATGCTGCTTCGCGAGGCGGATCGACTGCGCCGCTAG
- a CDS encoding MBL fold metallo-hydrolase, whose translation MNARVEAFFDPATFTYSYVVSDPETRECALIDSVLDYDPASGRTSHAGAERLVDYVREHDLKVQWLLETHVHADHLSAAPYLKQRLGGTLAIGDQITVVQDTFGALFNAGSAFATDGRQFDRLFHDGDVFQVGHIQARAIHTPGHTPACMTYVIGDAAFVGDTLFMPDYGTARCDFPGGNARTLYQSIQKLFTLPAETRVFMCHDYKAPGREEFRYETSIAAEREHNIHVHSGVSEDDFVAMRTARDATLAMPTLILPSVQINMRGGELPAPESNGTRYLKIPLDAL comes from the coding sequence ATGAATGCCCGTGTTGAAGCGTTCTTCGATCCCGCGACCTTTACGTACAGCTATGTAGTCAGCGACCCAGAAACGCGTGAGTGTGCGTTGATTGACTCGGTGCTGGATTACGATCCGGCGTCGGGCCGTACGTCACATGCTGGGGCTGAGCGCCTGGTCGACTATGTGCGCGAGCACGACCTGAAGGTGCAATGGCTGCTCGAAACCCATGTGCATGCCGACCACCTGAGCGCCGCGCCATACCTAAAACAGCGGCTGGGTGGGACGTTGGCGATCGGTGATCAGATCACCGTAGTACAGGACACCTTTGGCGCCCTGTTCAACGCTGGTAGCGCGTTCGCCACGGATGGCCGTCAGTTCGATCGTCTCTTCCACGACGGTGATGTCTTTCAGGTTGGCCACATCCAGGCGCGGGCGATTCATACGCCAGGCCACACGCCAGCCTGCATGACCTATGTGATCGGCGACGCCGCGTTCGTCGGCGACACCCTGTTCATGCCAGATTACGGCACCGCGCGCTGCGACTTCCCCGGTGGAAATGCGCGGACGCTGTACCAGTCGATCCAGAAACTGTTCACGCTACCAGCCGAGACCCGGGTGTTCATGTGCCACGACTACAAGGCACCGGGACGCGAAGAGTTTCGCTACGAGACCAGCATTGCAGCCGAACGTGAGCACAACATCCACGTACACAGCGGCGTCAGCGAAGACGACTTCGTCGCCATGCGCACCGCGCGCGACGCCACCCTGGCGATGCCCACGCTGATTCTGCCGTCGGTGCAGATCAACATGCGTGGCGGTGAGCTGCCAGCGCCTGAAAGCAACGGTACTCGCTATTTGAAGATCCCTTTGGACGCGCTGTAA